One part of the Helicoverpa armigera isolate CAAS_96S chromosome 3, ASM3070526v1, whole genome shotgun sequence genome encodes these proteins:
- the LOC135119313 gene encoding uncharacterized protein LOC135119313, which yields MDGEVIETGAGLPGASSLSVRRKRLRSPRVTPAQIDALLSILEARPYLHTRKFTGLQGRENFETGWREVAEELNNLPNGSRKTPEQWMTVWRDLKAALAVRRQN from the exons ATGGACGGTGAAGTCATTGAAACAGGCGCAGGCCTGCCGGGTGCCAGCAGCTTGAGCGTCAG GCGTAAGCGTCTGCGTAGCCCTCGTGTTACACCCGCTCAAATTGATGCACTACTATCAATATTAGAAGCGCGTCCATATTTGCACACGCGGAAATTTACCGGCTTGCAGGGCCGGGAAAATTTCGAAACGGGCTGGAGGGAGGTTGCCGAGGAGCTCAATAATCTCCCTAACGGGTCTAGAAAGACACCAGAGCAGTGGATGACG GTTTGGAGAGACTTAAAAGCCGCGCTTGCAGtaaggcggcaaaattaa
- the LOC135119315 gene encoding uncharacterized protein LOC135119315, with translation MPEEDLLQHEMEAGVVISEVLTLPHSQARDFVELLPTETTINDSRATAGSSPPPIQEQVQDAPQSPVLQMTVRGRRTETVASSTPPLRQRPRRKRNLNPRQSVSEQYSAARREFLAVAEANAATMKMLATAAQAQADAAKMQAEAAKVQAEATLQLVKVGNKIADAINNYINKNNK, from the exons ATGCCAGAGGAAGAT ttattacaacatgagatggaggctggggtggtaatctctgaggttctcaccttacctcattctcagg ctagagattttgtggaattgttaccgactgaaacaa caatcaatgacagcagagcaacggctggttcttcaccaccacccatccaagaacaagtgcaagatgcccctcagtcgccagtactacaaatga cagtacgtggcagaaggacagaaactgttgcatcatcaacaccaccactgcgacagagacccagaagaaagagga atctgaatcctcgccaaagtgtttctgagcaatatagtgcagctcgacgagaatttctagcagttgcagaagcaaatgctgctacaatgaag atgctggcaactgctgctcaagcgcaagcagatgctgccaagatgcaggctgaggcagccaaggtacaagccgaggcgacgctgcaattggtaaaagtcggaaacaaaatagctgacgcaataaataattacataaataaaaataataaatga
- the LOC135119314 gene encoding putative nuclease HARBI1, with protein MTQGERHAAKQKFRNAPQPFPGVIGAIDCTHIKILAPKTNEESYVSGHHEGHSLNVQAVCDPDLIILNINARWPGARHDAHIWANSPVRSTMKRHFENGDRRAWLLGDDGYPLEPWLMTPIKHQQPGTPEYKYTEAHCSARNIIERCFGVLKSVFRCLSHQRQLMYEPYMAGLIINACAVLHNMRITYKLPEPESTTSMQLVDNSRFHDDMLEVTGSGRAVAERIRRRLINTSFT; from the exons aTGACTCAAGGAGAACGCCATGCGGCAAAACAGAAATTTAGAAATGCCCCACAGCCATTCCCAGGGGTAATTGGAGCCATTGATTGcacccatataaaaattttagctcctaagaccaatgaggagtcttatgtgagtggtcaccatgagggccattcattaaatgtgcaagct gtgtgtgaccctgatcttattattttaaatattaatgctcgatggccaggagcgagacatgatgctcacatatgggcaaattcaccggtgcgctcaacaatgaagcgacattttgaaaatggggaccgccgtgcttggctgcttg gtgatgatggatatcctctggaaccgtggttaatgactcccataaaacatcaacagcctggcacaccggaatataaatataccgaagcacactgctcagctaggaacatcatagaaagatgcttcggtgtgctaaaatctgtgtttagatgtctatcacaccaacgccagttaatgtacgaaccctatatggctggcctaataattaacgcatgtgcagtgctccacaatatgcggataacatataaattaccggaaccagagtccaccacatccatgcagctggtggataatagtagattccatgatgatatgttagaagttacag gttctgggcgagctgttgcagagcgcataagaagaaggctaattaacactagtttcacataa